In Microcoleus sp. bin38.metabat.b11b12b14.051, one genomic interval encodes:
- a CDS encoding TerD family protein: protein MQLSKGDRFNISKEAPDLKKMAIALGWQVTEAGESYEIDVSAFMLGADGKVPNDKYLIFYNNLQSCDGAVLQSIPKKNNRGQENKTIYGVILEKVNPQIEEMTFAVTIHEAEKINANFSNIKSAFIKISNLDTGIELVRYELKENFLRETAVEFGRVYRKNGEWKFQALGQGYQAGLQSFVDKYSSGNTNNTAPITHELSTGTAADDLQLPAWELEVESEPEASGDTGNLLRSQINTQVNARSRKIPLALAASLGVLVLGTGAFAASSMRSANETLQQAKILAVETQNAAQATDPNQLRSFDKRLKETIANLEKIPNFPGFGYQQARADLLTLRPILVPVGRNLQGAENLEKAQKLAMEAAVLVQKPPHPMEVWHQCQSKWQQAIGLLEAIESGTPVYNLAQNKLSSYRANSAIIGQRVAIAQKATNFSNQGSLKIQKGDVAGAIANFNQALGLNPNIPQAYLGLGIASSKQGNKQQAIYHYDRALQFNPNLAEAYLGRGQAYYELGDRQKAIGNYEQAIRVKPDYGLAYLERGAIRCMLGTKSQALADFHQAGELFSKQGDGNNYQLAKNFINECQEPTAQAVICDYRRNIDSLGRRCGSSLNVPIIVRRKSANSASNSDSSEIKRNSSPEQISPPDSDSSSTRSRRRKRSKR, encoded by the coding sequence ATGCAATTAAGTAAGGGTGATAGATTTAATATCTCTAAAGAAGCACCGGATTTAAAAAAAATGGCGATCGCCCTCGGTTGGCAGGTGACTGAGGCAGGAGAAAGCTACGAGATTGATGTGTCTGCGTTTATGCTGGGTGCTGATGGCAAAGTACCTAACGATAAATATTTGATATTTTACAATAATCTGCAATCCTGTGACGGTGCGGTACTGCAATCGATTCCTAAAAAAAACAATCGAGGTCAAGAAAATAAGACTATTTACGGCGTTATCTTAGAAAAAGTTAATCCACAAATTGAGGAAATGACTTTTGCTGTCACTATTCATGAAGCAGAAAAAATTAATGCCAACTTTAGCAATATCAAAAGTGCTTTTATCAAAATTTCTAATTTGGATACAGGGATTGAACTTGTTCGGTATGAATTAAAAGAGAATTTTTTGCGAGAGACTGCTGTAGAATTTGGTCGCGTGTATAGAAAGAATGGAGAGTGGAAATTTCAAGCGCTAGGACAAGGATATCAGGCCGGATTGCAGAGTTTTGTTGATAAGTATTCTAGCGGAAATACCAATAACACTGCTCCAATTACTCACGAGTTGTCAACAGGAACGGCAGCAGATGATTTGCAGTTGCCGGCTTGGGAGTTAGAAGTGGAATCAGAACCGGAAGCTTCCGGCGATACGGGGAACCTGCTACGATCGCAAATTAACACTCAAGTTAATGCCCGAAGTCGCAAAATACCGCTAGCTTTAGCGGCAAGTTTAGGAGTTTTGGTGTTGGGGACAGGTGCATTTGCGGCATCTTCTATGCGATCGGCAAATGAAACGCTCCAGCAAGCAAAAATACTGGCAGTTGAGACGCAAAATGCAGCGCAAGCAACTGATCCAAATCAGCTCAGAAGTTTCGATAAACGACTTAAAGAAACGATCGCCAATTTAGAGAAAATTCCTAACTTCCCCGGCTTTGGGTATCAACAGGCGAGAGCTGATTTGCTGACACTGCGCCCGATTTTGGTTCCGGTTGGGCGAAATTTACAGGGGGCAGAAAATCTAGAAAAAGCTCAAAAACTGGCGATGGAAGCTGCTGTGCTCGTGCAGAAACCGCCTCATCCGATGGAAGTTTGGCATCAGTGTCAAAGTAAATGGCAACAGGCGATCGGGCTTTTAGAAGCGATCGAGTCTGGTACACCTGTCTATAATTTAGCTCAAAATAAGTTATCTAGTTACCGGGCCAATAGCGCTATTATCGGTCAAAGAGTGGCGATCGCTCAAAAAGCCACGAACTTCAGCAACCAAGGTTCTTTGAAAATTCAAAAGGGAGATGTTGCGGGGGCGATCGCAAATTTCAATCAGGCTTTAGGGCTGAATCCCAATATACCTCAAGCTTATCTCGGATTGGGAATTGCGAGTTCAAAACAGGGAAATAAGCAGCAGGCAATTTACCATTACGATCGCGCACTGCAATTCAATCCTAACTTAGCAGAAGCTTATTTGGGTCGCGGTCAAGCATACTATGAATTGGGAGATCGGCAAAAGGCGATCGGCAATTACGAACAAGCTATTCGCGTGAAGCCTGATTATGGTTTGGCTTATTTAGAACGAGGTGCTATTCGCTGTATGCTGGGAACTAAATCGCAAGCATTAGCAGACTTTCACCAAGCAGGAGAACTTTTCTCAAAGCAGGGAGACGGAAATAATTACCAATTAGCAAAAAACTTTATTAATGAGTGTCAAGAACCGACTGCACAGGCTGTAATCTGCGATTATCGAAGGAATATAGACTCTTTAGGGCGACGCTGCGGTAGTTCTCTGAATGTTCCAATTATAGTTAGAAGAAAATCCGCGAACAGTGCCTCAAACTCTGACTCTAGTGAAATTAAAAGGAATAGCAGCCCGGAGCAAATCTCGCCGCCAGATTCTGATAGCAGCAGCACCAGAAGTCGCCGCAGGAAAAGAAGTAAAAGGTAA
- a CDS encoding cupin domain-containing protein produces the protein MAILRHENGTTYNQLSDITRELAPLNIQLNRWPVGESPEIQNLLAKDALSDSEKEQVLQALDCYFQQLQETAGYQSRDLIVLHPDIPNLDTLLSKFSKCHIHADDEVRYIVAGEGIFGFVRPDGSQIEVTVQPEEFINVPANTEHWFYLTATRKIKAVRYFTTTEGWTPEYTDTQIRFRLAAV, from the coding sequence ATGGCTATCCTGCGACATGAAAACGGTACAACCTACAATCAACTCAGCGACATTACCCGCGAACTCGCTCCCTTAAACATTCAACTCAACCGCTGGCCCGTGGGTGAGAGCCCAGAAATTCAAAATTTGTTAGCCAAAGATGCGCTTAGCGACAGCGAAAAAGAGCAAGTCCTGCAAGCCCTCGACTGCTACTTCCAACAACTCCAGGAAACCGCAGGCTATCAATCCCGCGACTTAATCGTACTGCATCCAGACATTCCCAACCTCGACACCTTGCTGTCGAAATTCAGTAAGTGTCACATCCACGCCGACGATGAAGTGCGCTACATCGTAGCAGGCGAGGGAATTTTCGGCTTCGTGCGGCCAGATGGTAGTCAAATCGAAGTCACTGTACAGCCGGAAGAATTCATCAACGTCCCGGCGAATACAGAACACTGGTTTTATTTGACTGCGACTCGGAAAATTAAAGCTGTGCGCTATTTTACCACGACTGAAGGCTGGACGCCGGAATATACGGATACTCAAATTCGTTTTCGCTTAGCTGCGGTTTGA
- a CDS encoding TerD family protein: protein MKVSKGERFSITQEAPDLKKMAIALGWEVTEAGQSYDIDVSAFMLGADGKIPNDQYFIFYNNLQSYDSSVLQSIPDKNNPSQENKTIYGIILERVNPEIEEITFVVTIHEAQEVNANFSNIRNSFIKISNLDTGRELVRYELTENFSRETAVEFGRLYKKNGEWRFQAVGQGYQAGLQSFVDKYCS, encoded by the coding sequence ATGAAAGTAAGTAAAGGCGAGAGATTTAGTATCACTCAAGAAGCGCCGGATTTGAAAAAAATGGCAATCGCCCTTGGTTGGGAGGTGACAGAGGCAGGACAAAGTTACGACATTGATGTTTCTGCATTTATGCTAGGTGCTGACGGCAAAATACCTAACGATCAATATTTTATTTTTTACAATAATCTGCAATCCTATGACAGTTCGGTACTGCAATCGATTCCAGACAAAAATAACCCAAGTCAAGAGAATAAGACTATTTACGGCATTATCTTAGAAAGAGTTAATCCTGAAATTGAGGAAATAACTTTTGTTGTCACTATTCATGAAGCACAAGAAGTTAATGCAAATTTTAGCAATATCAGAAATAGTTTTATCAAGATTTCTAATTTGGATACGGGAAGGGAACTTGTTCGCTATGAATTAACAGAGAATTTTTCGCGAGAGACTGCTGTAGAATTTGGTCGTTTGTACAAAAAGAATGGAGAGTGGAGATTTCAGGCGGTAGGACAAGGATATCAGGCAGGATTGCAGAGTTTTGTTGACAAGTATTGTAGCTAA
- a CDS encoding DUF4359 domain-containing protein, with protein sequence MIIDKAMNTNKPTSNFFGNVGKLAIALTVLAAGMAFTNPPRDKYLTYASGVLETEFKNTVRNDSRVPKALSGVAESLLTSQRRSIESLLDNTTERQNFGVVSIYTTQVGKKSYQTVGAFGNFVTLPPSSQDAQK encoded by the coding sequence ATGATTATTGATAAAGCGATGAATACTAACAAACCAACTTCTAATTTTTTCGGTAATGTGGGCAAACTGGCGATCGCCCTAACCGTGCTCGCCGCCGGCATGGCATTCACCAATCCTCCCAGAGACAAATACCTAACTTATGCTTCCGGCGTACTCGAAACCGAGTTTAAAAACACTGTACGCAATGATTCTCGCGTACCGAAAGCTTTGAGTGGCGTTGCAGAGAGTTTGCTGACTTCCCAGCGGAGATCGATCGAAAGCCTACTCGACAATACAACAGAACGTCAGAACTTCGGCGTTGTCAGCATTTACACAACTCAAGTCGGCAAAAAAAGCTATCAAACCGTCGGGGCTTTTGGGAATTTTGTCACCCTCCCGCCTAGTTCTCAAGATGCTCAAAAGTAG
- a CDS encoding M48 family metallopeptidase, protein MPTYTGISSEAFQHPLDRQAEAALRSVPGFDLIASKFVEFVYERPQFVYLMGNSIQVGPRQYASIYHIFRECVQDLDISPEPGLFVSQNPAVNSYALGKNQPYVVLNTGLLDLLDEAQIKVVLAHELGHIKCGHPTLNQMAMWAMSVASTIGEMTFGLGNMVGSGLIFAFYEWRRKAELSADRAALLVTDDLNGVMKTMMQLAGVSSKYADQCSLQEFIRQSDNYQELDRDNLNQVYKFLLYNGGQGVMLSHPFPVERLRYLRDWASSEEYRQIKLGNYKRAVAEGAVDVKSQAPNSETEALRRQIEELQREIDRQKSQQK, encoded by the coding sequence ATGCCTACTTATACAGGAATTTCTAGCGAAGCTTTTCAGCATCCCCTCGATCGCCAAGCCGAGGCCGCATTGCGTAGCGTACCGGGATTTGACTTAATCGCCAGCAAATTTGTAGAATTTGTCTACGAACGACCGCAATTCGTTTACCTCATGGGAAATAGCATACAAGTCGGGCCGCGCCAATATGCCAGCATTTATCATATTTTTCGAGAGTGCGTGCAGGATTTAGATATTTCTCCCGAGCCTGGTTTGTTTGTTTCTCAAAATCCTGCGGTTAACAGCTATGCCCTAGGAAAAAACCAGCCCTATGTAGTTCTAAACACTGGGCTTTTAGATTTGTTGGATGAGGCCCAAATCAAAGTAGTGCTGGCTCACGAGTTGGGACACATCAAATGCGGTCATCCAACTTTAAATCAAATGGCGATGTGGGCGATGAGCGTCGCCTCGACAATTGGCGAGATGACTTTCGGGCTGGGAAATATGGTCGGGAGCGGTTTAATTTTCGCTTTTTATGAGTGGCGTCGCAAGGCTGAATTATCAGCGGATCGGGCCGCTTTGTTGGTGACGGATGATTTAAATGGCGTGATGAAAACGATGATGCAACTTGCGGGAGTTAGCAGTAAATATGCAGATCAATGCAGTTTGCAAGAGTTTATCCGCCAGTCTGACAACTATCAAGAACTCGATCGCGACAATCTCAATCAAGTGTATAAATTTTTACTTTACAACGGCGGCCAAGGCGTGATGCTGAGTCACCCTTTCCCGGTGGAAAGGCTGCGGTATTTGCGGGATTGGGCGAGTTCGGAGGAATACCGCCAAATTAAGCTGGGGAACTACAAGCGGGCTGTGGCTGAGGGTGCGGTAGATGTCAAGTCTCAAGCGCCTAACAGCGAGACGGAGGCTTTGCGCCGTCAGATTGAAGAGTTGCAGCGGGAGATCGATCGGCAAAAATCCCAGCAAAAATAA